Below is a window of Janthinobacterium lividum DNA.
TAAACTGCGTGTTTCACTCAGCCGGACTTTCAAACCACCCGCAACCGCCAGTCTTATGTCGCGCCGTTTTACAGTTAATAACGATAACGGACCGACAAATCCGGATCGTCAGGGTAACCCCAGTCTGCTTCCTGAGCTGACTTGGGGGATCGATGCTGGTTTGGAGCATGCATTTGCGGGCGGGGGACAGATGGCGCTGACTGCATACGGCAAAAAAATTAGTCAAGTTGTTGTTCCGGAAATTTACGTCAGCAATGGAGCATGGGTTACAGCGCCTGTGAATGGAGGCAAGGCGAGCGCCCGGGGTTTTGAGGTAGATGTCTCGTTTCCGTTAAAAAACATCATCGCAAGCGCCCCAGCCTTGGATATACGTGCGAATTTTTCTCGAAATTGGTCTCGCCTAACTTTCGCGGATGGATCGTCGGGACGTTTGCCGGATCAGGTTCCCTACACGGCCAATTTGGGCTTCGACTATACGCGAAGCAAGGACTTACAGATTGGCGCCAATCTGAATGCGTCTGGAGCAATTGCGTCACGCATTACGGATAGTTTGTCGAAACATTTATCTGGTACTCGTACACTGGATGTATATGCGGCGTGGACGCTGAACCCGCGCGCGCGCATCCGTATTAGTGGCGTCAATCTTTTGCAGCGTCAGGCACTTACCGAAAATATCTATACTTACAGTAAAAGTACTGAACGTCGGCTTGAATATGTGGCCGGTAATCGCGCGATAAAAATAGTGTATGAAATGAAACTGTAGTTGTCTTTGTGATCGATGTCTGGACTTGTGTCTGGGCGTTACCAACGCTTTTCCAATTCATTCAATTTCAAGAGGATTTTCTGTGTTTCGTTCTCATCCGTTATTAGCTCGAATCGTAATTTTTCTTGTTGTCCCTCTTAGTATTAGCATCGTTTTTGCCAATTGGTATTTTCGTCAAAGCTTGCCACGTACGGAAGCAGTTTTAAGCGTAGACAAGCTTACCCATAACGTGACTGTAACGCGCGACCAGAATGGCGTGCCTTCGATCGCGGCGGATAATGAGCATGACGTATATTACACCATGGGATATTTGCATGCCCAGGATCGCATGTGGCAGATGGAAATACAACGCAGGTTGGTGCAGGGGCGATTAAGTGAGATATTGGGGGAGAAGTTTCTTCAGCAAGATATTTGGTTTCGTACCCTGAATTTGTCAAATTCAGCTGCGGCAGCGATGCCTGCACTTAGCGCCGAGGCACAGGCATCGCTGCGGGCATACGCCGATGGTGTGAATGCCTGGCTTGATGGCGCTTCAACCTTGCCGCCTGAGTTTGTTGCTTTAAGTATGCGCCCTGTACGCTGGACACCGCTGGACTCTCTGTCGGTCGTGAAACTGCTGGCGCTAAACTTAGGTGGAAATTACGGACAGGAACTTGAACGTTTCTTGGCGGGACGGCTGCTGGATTCGTCTGACTTGAATGCTGTATTTGCGGGCTATCCAGCGAATGGGCCGACTGTCATTCAGTCAGCAGGCCATGGGGATGCAATAGCTGGCTTGCAACGATTGCATGATTTAAAAGACAAAATACAAGCGCAGTGGCAAATCGGCGGACGTTTCGTTGGTAGTAATGCCTGGGTAGTCGGAGATCGATTCATGGCAAACGGGCAACCCTCACTCGCCAACGATACTCATACTGGATTGCAAATTCCTTCGATCTGGTATCCGGTCGCGCAGAAAGGCGGACGACTTGCCGTATCAGGTATGAGTTTGGTAGGCCTTCCGGTTATCGTATTTGGACAAAATCAGCAGGTCGCCTGGGGTGGGACAAACATGATGGCCGATGTGCAGGATCTATACTTCGAGCAAGTCGACGGCAATGATCGTGCCAGATATCGAACTGGATCGAGTTGGAAAGAATTTGACACAAGAATTGAGAAGTTTCACGTGAAGGCTGCATTCCCGGCCACGCTGCGCCCAGCGCTGGAGCCGGTAAATGTACAGATCAGAACAAGCGAACATGGTCCCATTATTAGCGACGTCATTGGAGCGTTTGATATGCCGGTAGCGCTTCGCTGGGTCGCCCTGGATAAAGGAGATACGACATATGAGTCATTCTTCCGACTAAGCTATGCCCGTGACTGGAAAATGTTCAACGACGCTCTCCGTTTTCATGTCGCGCCTGCGCTCAATATCGTTTATATGGACCTGTCAAAAAATATCGGTTATGTCGGGGTCGGCCGTATTCCAATTCGAGCCAAGGGAAATGGCAGTGTTCCTGCGCCAGGATGGAGAGGCGATTATTACTGGAAAGGCTATATTCCATTCGACGCGTTGCCGCGAACATTTAACCCCCTGAAGGCTATATTGTTTCTGCTAATAATCGCATCACTGGCGATAATTATCCCTATTTCATTTCTAACGATTGGGCGCCACCGGCAAGGGCACAACGCATTACCGCAATGCTAGAAGAACGCATGCAAACGGGTGTTCGCTTGACTCCTGACGACATGAAGCGAATTCAACTCGACCAGCGCGATCTGGAAGCGCAACGTTTGTTACCTGTATTGACATCTTTAATTCCTGAGACACCGCGTCAGCAAGAAGCGCTTCGTATACTCACAAATTGGCACGGGGATATGAACGCAGACAGTGCCGCCGCGGCAATCTATGCCGTCTGGATGCGTCATTTAAAAGAACAACTATTTACTGGAGCTTTGCGAGGAAACTGGAACCGAGCTTTCGAGCAACGCTACTTGAACGCCGTCGCAGAAAATGTGCCGGAAGAATCATTAATTATGATATTGAAGACACCCCACTCACACTGGTGCGGGTCGCAGAATACCGTGCCCGATTGCGGAAATGCCCTGCGGCATGCACTCAACAGCAGTCTAAGTGAACTGGAAAAAATGCAGGGGAAACAAATGTCCACTTGGACATGGGGCGCCGTTCATGTCATGTCTTTTAGGCACATTCCTTTTAGTGAGGTAAAGCTGCTAGACAAAATATTTGGCCGAAAACTACCAAGTGGTGGATCCGTCGCAACTGTTAACGCTGCGGATGCGAATTACAAAGCCTCGATCGGCTATGAACAGCAGTTGGGTGCGACATTTCGCCAGATTATACAATTCGATGATTACCAATTCATTAACTCGACCGGGCAGTCCGGCCATCCACTCAGTTCGAATTATGACGACATGATGCTATTGTATAGTCGCGGCCAATATATTCGGTTCACATCCAGGAAAGCACCGATGCATGTCCTTACATTGGTTTCGAAAGATTCCAAGAAAGAATTAAAATGAAATTGTATGAAGCGTTTAGTGAGAAGGCCGCTAATAAAGTATTTGTTTCCATCGTACTGGGCGCCCTTGCTGGTGTCGCCTATGCGTTCTTAATTCCAATTGTCCTGAATAGCCTCAGTCCTGAATATGGCCCCCTGAAAGAAATAGCATATCCAAATGCGTACTACGTTTTTGGCCTCGAAGTGGCAACTCCTAAGTTGGCAGCCGTATTTTTATCCTTGTGTGGCTTCATTCTGATTGCGAGATCATTTTCTCAGATTACTCTTTTGCGCGTATCGATGGACGTCGCCGTGGCACTCAGGATGAAAATCTATCGCCGGATTGCTTCAGCGCCCATCATAGCTCTTGAGCGAGTTGGAGCATCCCGGTTAATTGCTGTTTTAACTATGGATGTAGGGAGAATAGTAATGGGTGCCAGGGTTTTGCCCGATTTACTGATAAGTACAGTAACATTGATCGGAATGCTAGGTTTCTTGCTGTATATGAACGCAAACGTCTTTTGGTTTGTGATAGGGGCAATCATTTTCGGTATAATCAGTTACCAAGTCCCGGTTTATTTCGGCAATAAGGATTTTATGCGCGCTCGCCATGCGGCTGACGATTTACAGGAGGCGATCCAAGGGCTAATTTATGGCGCGAAGGAGCTAAAACTTAATCATGAGAAACAGGATATATATTTCAATAAGGTTTTGTGCGAAGTTGAATCCATTGTCAGTAAATACGACAAGCGTGGTTCGACCATTGTTCGCGCCGCCATGAATTATGGCGATCTGATTAGTTTTTTTGTTATCGGTGCGATCGCGTTTATCTTCGTCAACTATCATGCCATTACCAATAGCGAACTGGTCGGAGTCATAATGGCCTTGCTCTACGTCACCAGTCCAGTTGCTACCATCTTGAATTGTATCCCCGTGATTGTGATCGCACAGGTGTCATATAATAAAGTAGATGAAATATTTACAGAGTTGCCTGTGGAAGCCAACGCATTGACAGCAGGATTTCTGCCTGAATGGTCAACTGTGCATTTCACAGGTGTAGGCTTTCAACATCACTCTCCGGCGGGATATGGATTCAAAGTCGGCCCAGTAGACTTTGATGTAGAACGTGGTCAGATAACGCTTATCGTTGGAGGTAATGGTTCCGGAAAATCCACGCTCAGCAAGTTGTTGACTTTGCATTATGTTCCAACAGAAGGCGAAATTCGTTTCGGCGATACCATCGTTACTTCCGAAACACTTTTGTGCTGCCGTCAGCAGATTGGCGCAATTTTCACTGACTATTATTTGTTTGATCGCCTGCTAACTTCTACTTCGGACGCACAGCAAGTGCAAATCGATGCCTATCTCGTAGCACTGGAACTTGATGCCAAAGTGAACGTTACAAATGGTAAATTTTCAACTCTAGCTTTGTCGGATGGGCAAAAGAAGAGGCTTGCGTTGTTGGTGTCATTATTAGACGAACGGAGTTTTTACCTGTTTGATGAATGGGCTGCAGACCAAGACCCAGTCTTCAAGGCCGTCTTTTACGAGAAAATTTTACCCGATCTTAGAGCGCGTAATAAGGTCATCATTGTCATTAGCCATGATGAACGGTACTTTCATATTGCCGATAAGATTCTAGTGATGGACAATGGAAAATTGTTGCGATCCGAACGACCGCCGAGAGTGATGGCCTAAGGAGGCGCTGATCAATTCGCTTTTTTGAGAGATTGGCGCACCAAATGGTCGAACAGTGAGCAGATCAAGCGCATTTTCGGTCGATTTGACGCGATGCTTCGCGTCTTTCGGTCATCAGGACGGACTACGGGATTCTGTGATCGTAAAGCGCTGGCCGGCAGCAGATTGGCGAAGGCAAAGAATGTGAACCACTGCGCAGTGTTCTTGGCTAGGCCGCGATATCACGTTTACGATGATGAAACAGGTTCTTGACAACATGAAACGGATGTTCGACTTTTGCCCGCACGCTCGCTTTTAGCTGTTCCAGCTTTTCCGTCAGTCGCCTCAGTTTATTCTTGGGCAGCGCCTTGCGTTTGGCACGCTTCATGACCACGTGCCACGTCACCGATTTGCGGATGTTTTCCGGCAGCTTTTCCACGCCTTGATAGCTGGCGTCGCCGAGCGCGACGGTCCGCTCGCCGTGCAGCAATGCGTACGCCTGTGTCACGTCAGCGACATTGCCTGCCGTGCAGATGACCGTGTGCACCAGGCCCGAAGCGGCGTCCACGCCGACATGCGCCTTCATGTCAAAATGTCAGACGTTGCCCTTCTTCGACTGGTGCATTTCAGGATCGCGCTTGCAATCCTTGTTCTTCGTCGACGGCGGCGCGGCGATCAGCGTGGCGTCGACAATGGTGCCTTCACGCATCATCAAACCTTTGTCAGCCAGATGCCCATTGATGGTGCCGAATATTTGCCGCGTCAGGCCGTTCACTTCCAGAAGGTGCCGGAATTTCAGCAACGTCGTCGCGTCTGGTGCCGACTCCCGGCCGAGGTCGATGCCGACGAAGGCACGGATCGACTGGCTGTCGTAAACTACGTCTTCGATGCCTTCCTCCGACAAGCCAAAGCACTACTGGGCCACGTACATGCGAAGCATGCGCGCCAGCCCGATCGGTGGACGACCGGTGCCCTCGACTATTGGATAGAACGGCTCAATGAGCTTATGCAGTTCGCCCCATGGCGTCACGCTGTTGATCTCGGCAACGAAACGGTCACGCCGCTTGAGTTTTTTCTTGGCGGCGTACTCAAGGTCTGAGAAGCTCTTTTGCATGATGGATCGCGGGTGTTGGAGGCAGTGCTAATGTCTCAGGTCAGCGCGCCACACGGAACGGTACCGGATGAATTAATCAGCGCTTGCCTAAATCGGGTCAGTTTTCTCTTCATACGCGACTGATGCAGGTCAAGTGGCTGACAGATGATTAAGCCAGTTGCGATAACGCCACTGTCGCTATGGAATAATTGACGGCCAGTCACAGCTTGTGAATACTGTACGTATATCAATCATGCTGAAACGTGCGGTTCGGATGATGCCGCGCGGTAGTGTAGGGCAGAGTGAGGTAAGTACTCTGAGTTGCAACGTTCTGTTTTCACTGTCGATAACGCAAATTTCCACGGCACTAAAGTCAAAGACTTCCTTGACGGACGGAAAGGCAGCCTTGTAGAAACTTTCCTTGCAGGAGAAAACAATGGTAAGTAGTTGTTCCATCGGAATTTCTTTAGACCATATCCGTAAATTATCGACTTCGTGATGATTGAGGGCAATAGATATGATGCTATCCCGCAAGGTATGATCGATAACGGTTTCAATGTCAATGCCTATACCGCCGCATGTTTTACTTGGTAGTACAACAGCGCCAGCATAGCGGGAATTGTGCGAGATGCTGCCAACAACTTTTGAAGGCCACTGCGGCTCTCGAAGTGGACCGCTGTGAATTTCTTCATCGTCGAGTCCAAACGGCGCGAGTGCGTGGCGCGCTGCTAGACGGCCATAAAAATATTCGGCTTGTCGTTTTTGAACGCTCTGTTTTATTGCCGCTGGATAGGCAATTTGACAGAGCTGGAACAGGGTCACGTCAAAATAGGCTTCATCGAACTCAAGCAGTGAGCAATACGCCATCTCGCCGGTCGAAAGAAAAAAAGGCAAGCGGCGAAGCGCAGGGTGATAGTGATTATCTTCCCGGGTCGTCTGGTAAAAAGATGGGTTATTCATAGATTCGAAGTGTAACAGAGACCGGTTGCTAAAGACGTGCCATCATACTTTCCGCTGTTAAGGCGGCTTCTCGAATAGCCTCTTTTTGACTGTGTGAGGCGATTCAAGTGAATCCACACTTGCGACAATTGTATGGCATGGCCACGCTGCCAAATTCCAAGCCCAAAACAGAGGATTTTTTGACGCGAATGGCATACTCTATGTCAACCTGCTTCAGGCGCAAGTTGATGCGGTGACATTTGATGATCTGAATTCGTTAGATGAGTTCGTTATCAGGGCACATCTTCAACTTGCCCGTGATCTTATGGCAGGTTTCGTTCAGTTTGAGCACATTCAGCCGTTGCTCAAACGTGCTGAGGTCGCGATTTCTCACCTAAAAAAAGTGGTGAGTATCACTAATGTCAACGCTGACGAGAAAATTCTAACAGTCATTTCGCTGAGGAATTGCAATCAGGAAGTCAAAAAAATCCTGCCATTTCTCGTCGCGAAACACTTCTACAACCAGCATCGAAGTGTTGTTGCATCTCCGCCTGATAGGACCATGCATCTCATCATCGATGAGGCCCATAACATTCTTTCGGAGCAATCGTCGCGAGAGCACGAAGTATGGAGGGATTATCGACTTGAGTTGTTTGAGGAAATTATCAAGGAGGAGCGAAAATTTGGAATGTTTTTGACGTTGTCCAGTCAACGACCTGCAGATATATCGCCCACTATCGTTTCGCAAATTCATAATTTTTTTATTCACCGACTCGTAAATGATCGTGATTTATTTTTGATAGAAAACACGATTAGTACGTTGGATCAAATTTCAAAGAGCCAGATTCCTAATTTATCAAGAGGGTGTTGTATTGTTACTGGCACTGCATTTGATTTGCCGATGACATTGCAAGTTGACCTGCTGGAACGTACGAAACAAACAGATAGTGAAGATGTTGATCTTGGTGTGCTATGGGCAGGAGCGGAAAAATAGTAAAGTCGTTTTCAATTCACATGTGATTCCCGGTATACGGACTGAATTTCAGATAGAAAATTCTCGACATCAAACATTACTAGAGGTGATTTAGAATGGACGCAATTAGTTTGCTTGATGAACAGATTGAAAAGTACTCGCAGGGTATATATGAATTGGCATCTGTTTTTGACGCGAAAAGTGCTATTGATGGATGGCAATATATTTTGCGCGGAGCTGAGGAACTAATTAACATTCCGACTGAAGATCCAACTGTGCTAACTCAAGAATTCTTAGATACACCGCTTTCGGCCATAACAGAAAATCTAATGCTCCTTCATGTTCTTGGTGTCGCCGTGAGACGGCGTTTCGATAGTGATGTTGCGTATCGATTAAAATTCACGATTCTGCTGTTTGCAAACTTCCGGATTTCGCTACTTGTGGCAAAACGTTACGACACTGCCGAAATGCTCTCGACAGTGGGTGGAATCATCATGTTTTTGAGGTCACGCCGACGACATATAGTGGCACTTCTATATACATTGCCGGATGTATGTCAAGGCCATCAAAATTTCAATCCCAACGAGGATGCTGCTCGTCTATTGCAGGCGGTTGAAAACGGTGTTGAACTTACTGGACTGCATCAGAAAGCAATGTTGGCTGAGGTATTTCAAGATTTTCAATTAACGAATGAGGATGGAAAGCTGGTTAGTAATTATAGTTATCAACCATTAGATGATCTATTTTTAGATGCGGAACGAACTTCCGTCGTTGATATGGAGAAAATCACACGATATTCCTTAAATTCCGTTTCGCTGGAGCAACCGAATCACGGTAAAATTTTTTCATGTGCCGATATTCGTAATCAAATAATAATTACAACGGAATTGTACAATGAATTCAATTTGGATAAAACTTTGTTTTGGTCATTTTCCCAGGTGGTGCAGGAGCTTCTAGTATTTTGTCATGATGACTACCATTTAAATATTGATATAGACGTTATTGTTCATGTGCTAGAGAATTTTTCTATTCCGGAAAAAAGTGGAGTCTTTTCTTGCACAAGGGAGGGGATTACGGAGTTAACGTAAATGAATTTGCTGCATTTATTCAAGTCGGAAAGGGTTGTCGATCTACAGTTCCATTGATGGGGAGATTCCTTAATCAACTAAAAAATTTTTGTCTAAATAAAAATAGGCGTTATCAAATAAGAAGTGGATATATTTTTGAAGAATGCGTTCGTGAAGCTCTAGAAAAGCAAGGATTTATAGTTAAAAATATTCGACGTATTGATCGTCAGGAATTCGATGTGATTGCTGTGCGAAATAACATTATATTTAATGTCCAATGCAAGAATAATTTTCTAGATCAAACTCGAATAGAGTCCGAGCGTAAAGTCTTCGCACGATATAATCGACGGCTAGATAAGTATTATGAGAGAGCGCTAGAAAAAGAACGAATGAGGGCCGACTTGCTTTGCCGTGAACTTGGCTTAAGCGAGGTGAGGCAATTTGTGATTAGTGCTTTTCCTATAGCTACAAAAAATCCTCGGATTCTGGCTTTTGCCAATATTTCAAACTTCTCCACTCTAGCAACTACGCTTGAGGTCTAGCGGCGGTGGATGGAGTTAATTTGGTATTATGTGCTACTAAGTTGACGGCCTAGTTGACAGCAATTCGTGTCAGATTGTTATGTAAATTCAGGTGCCGTTTAGTGGCCGTACATGTACACGCCATTGATCATCTAGATACGTCTGGTGCAAACTCATGTGTCGTATGGTGCAAACTCATGTGTCGCTAGTGCAAACTCATGTGTCGCTAGTGCAAACTCATGTGTCGCCCGACGCCAGCGCTTGACCT
It encodes the following:
- a CDS encoding 4'-phosphopantetheinyl transferase superfamily protein → MNNPSFYQTTREDNHYHPALRRLPFFLSTGEMAYCSLLEFDEAYFDVTLFQLCQIAYPAAIKQSVQKRQAEYFYGRLAARHALAPFGLDDEEIHSGPLREPQWPSKVVGSISHNSRYAGAVVLPSKTCGGIGIDIETVIDHTLRDSIISIALNHHEVDNLRIWSKEIPMEQLLTIVFSCKESFYKAAFPSVKEVFDFSAVEICVIDSENRTLQLRVLTSLCPTLPRGIIRTARFSMIDIRTVFTSCDWPSIIP
- a CDS encoding cyclic peptide export ABC transporter, with product MKLYEAFSEKAANKVFVSIVLGALAGVAYAFLIPIVLNSLSPEYGPLKEIAYPNAYYVFGLEVATPKLAAVFLSLCGFILIARSFSQITLLRVSMDVAVALRMKIYRRIASAPIIALERVGASRLIAVLTMDVGRIVMGARVLPDLLISTVTLIGMLGFLLYMNANVFWFVIGAIIFGIISYQVPVYFGNKDFMRARHAADDLQEAIQGLIYGAKELKLNHEKQDIYFNKVLCEVESIVSKYDKRGSTIVRAAMNYGDLISFFVIGAIAFIFVNYHAITNSELVGVIMALLYVTSPVATILNCIPVIVIAQVSYNKVDEIFTELPVEANALTAGFLPEWSTVHFTGVGFQHHSPAGYGFKVGPVDFDVERGQITLIVGGNGSGKSTLSKLLTLHYVPTEGEIRFGDTIVTSETLLCCRQQIGAIFTDYYLFDRLLTSTSDAQQVQIDAYLVALELDAKVNVTNGKFSTLALSDGQKKRLALLVSLLDERSFYLFDEWAADQDPVFKAVFYEKILPDLRARNKVIIVISHDERYFHIADKILVMDNGKLLRSERPPRVMA
- a CDS encoding restriction endonuclease, with amino-acid sequence MHKGGDYGVNVNEFAAFIQVGKGCRSTVPLMGRFLNQLKNFCLNKNRRYQIRSGYIFEECVREALEKQGFIVKNIRRIDRQEFDVIAVRNNIIFNVQCKNNFLDQTRIESERKVFARYNRRLDKYYERALEKERMRADLLCRELGLSEVRQFVISAFPIATKNPRILAFANISNFSTLATTLEV